The following proteins are encoded in a genomic region of Eulemur rufifrons isolate Redbay chromosome 18, OSU_ERuf_1, whole genome shotgun sequence:
- the LOC138399074 gene encoding olfactory receptor 2B2 produces the protein MNRVNESVPQEFILLGFSDRPWLEFPLFVMFLFSYILTIFGNLAIILVSHLDPKLHTPMYFFLTNLSLLDLCYTTSTVPQMLVNICSNRKVISYGGCVAQLFIFLALGSTECLLLAVMSFDRFVAICRPLHYSVIMHQKLCLQLAAASWISGFSNSVLQSTWTLQMPLCGHKEVDHFFCEVPALLKLSCADTTANEAELFFISVLFLLIPVTLILISYAFIVQAVLRIQSAEGRRKAFGTCGSHLIVVSLFYGTAIYMYLQPPSPASKDRGKMVSLFYGIITPMLNPLIYTLRNKDVKGAFKRLIARILIKK, from the coding sequence ATGAATAGGGTAAATGAGAGTGTCCCACAGGAGTTCATTCTGTTAGGTTTCTCAGATCGACCATGGCTAGAGTTTCCACTCTTTGTGATGTTCCTGTTTTCCTATATCTTAACTATCTTTGGCAATCTGGCAATAATTCTTGTGTCACATCTGGATCCTAAACTCCATACccccatgtatttttttcttaccaatCTCTCACTCTTGGACCTTTGCTACACCACAAGTACAGTTCCACAAATGCTGGTGAACATATGCAGCAACAGAAAGGTAATTAGTTATGGCGGCTGCGTGGcccaacttttcattttcctggCCTTGGGCTCCACTGAATGTCTTCTCCTGGCCGTCATGTCCTTTGATAGGTTTGTAGCTATTTGTCGGCCTCTCCATTACTCAGTTATCATGCACCAAAAGCTCTGCCTCCAGTTGGCAGCTGCATCCTGGATTAGTGGCTTCAGCAACTCAGTATTGCAGTCCACTTGGACCCTTCAGATGCCACTTTGTGGTCACAAAGAAGTGGATCACTTCTTCTGTGAAGTCCCTGCACTGCTCAAGTTGTCCTGTGCTGACACAACAGCAAATGAGGCTGAACTGTTCTTCATCAGTGTGCTATTCCTTCTAATACCTGTGACACTCATCCTTATATCATATGCTTTTATTGTCCAAGCAGTGTTGAGAATACAGTCTGCTGAAGGTCGGCGAAAGGCATTTGGGACGTGTGGCTCCCATTTAATTGTGGTGTCACTTTTTTATGGCACTGCTATCTACATGTATCTGCAACCACCATCCCCTGCCTCCAAAGACCGGGGAAAGATGGTATCTCTTTTCTATGGAATTATCACACCCATGTTGAACCCTCTTATCTACACACTTAGAAACAAAGATGTAAAGGGAGCTTTTAAGAGGTTGATTGCAAGGATCTTAAtcaaaaaataa